In Gimesia benthica, a single window of DNA contains:
- a CDS encoding diguanylate cyclase domain-containing protein: MTAIPLASLFSLSSDILICFGVGLLIAVSLGFVAGYLLGKGSTDRDFRRAKKHLQNCYQHVQKSLETAYAACALLEKYPGPILTREQSAELNQKRSRLLDLVGRLVERKTPDPAAESASPKTDKKKLQEFPAMQWALQPEQTHIKLPDASAFEANLEMMLLAGTETEQNSGLLLVQMNQHEQLKDRFGLMAPAKFMKTLSRLVLHKIRDEDVICVWKSDTLAILFPGLTVSEGQACSELIRDAIRHHHFRLETSSPEVVVTASLAYITCVPGDSAELALERGAHALTQSQKQGRNQLIIQDSHSYEHKRAM, encoded by the coding sequence ATGACCGCGATCCCTTTAGCCAGCCTGTTCTCTCTGTCGTCAGATATCCTGATTTGCTTCGGCGTCGGTCTATTGATTGCCGTCAGTCTGGGCTTCGTCGCTGGCTATCTGCTGGGCAAAGGGAGCACCGACCGCGACTTCCGTCGCGCGAAAAAACATCTTCAGAACTGCTACCAGCACGTACAAAAGTCTTTGGAAACCGCCTACGCAGCCTGTGCCCTGCTTGAGAAATATCCAGGTCCCATCCTGACTCGCGAACAGTCTGCCGAACTGAATCAGAAGCGTTCCAGACTGCTCGACCTGGTCGGTCGCCTCGTCGAACGCAAGACACCCGATCCCGCAGCAGAATCAGCGTCTCCCAAAACAGACAAGAAAAAGCTGCAGGAATTTCCTGCGATGCAATGGGCACTCCAGCCCGAACAGACTCACATCAAGCTCCCGGACGCATCCGCCTTTGAAGCGAACCTGGAAATGATGCTGCTCGCGGGAACGGAAACCGAACAAAACAGCGGCCTGCTGCTGGTACAGATGAATCAACACGAACAGCTCAAAGACCGCTTCGGCCTGATGGCGCCTGCCAAGTTCATGAAGACACTCTCTCGTCTGGTCCTGCATAAAATCCGGGACGAGGATGTGATCTGTGTCTGGAAATCAGATACCCTGGCGATTCTCTTTCCGGGACTGACAGTCTCAGAAGGACAGGCCTGTTCCGAACTCATCCGCGATGCCATCCGCCATCACCACTTCCGTCTGGAAACCAGCAGTCCGGAAGTCGTGGTCACTGCCAGCCTGGCTTACATTACCTGCGTACCCGGCGATTCAGCGGAACTGGCCCTCGAACGGGGCGCCCATGCTCTGACTCAATCTCAGAAACAGGGGCGCAACCAGTTGATCATTCAGGACAGCCACTCGTACGAACACAAGCGGGCCATGTGA